A window of Pomacea canaliculata isolate SZHN2017 linkage group LG3, ASM307304v1, whole genome shotgun sequence contains these coding sequences:
- the LOC112560733 gene encoding uncharacterized protein LOC112560733 gives MSKTATTGWLTTGRLGSSTVVMSSTENPATLVLRHKVKNLQEDTESYLKDKIAGFKDKIKDKSSEEINEFISEVFDEAKNKVVRCFDDMKAEVKSHAPKPPKRQKGESDYVFKERETKYERETRDYKTYVATTASIMSSIMEVFTEVLIKVKEFFNKLWTWIKQFFKDIGEKIASFIKEVKETINEGLSRIFGW, from the coding sequence ATGTCCAAGACAGCGACAACGGGCTGGTTGACAACGGGCAGACTGGGGTCCTCCACAGTTGTGATGTCATCAACTGAAAATCCTGCCACGCTTGTCCTTCGCCACAAAGTGAAGAATCTGCAGGAGGACACAGAATCCTATCTAAAGGACAAAATTGCAGGtttcaaagataaaattaaagacaaatcaTCTGAAGAAATCAATGAGTTTATCAGTGAGGTATTTGATGAAGCTAAAAATAAAGTGGTCCGATGTTTCGATGACATGAAAGCTGAGGTTAAGAGCCACGCTCCCAAGCCACCCAAGCGCCAAAAAGGAGAAAGTGACTATGTGTTCAAGGAAAGAGAAACGaagtatgagagagagactCGAGACTACAAGACCTACGTGGCAACTACTGCTTCCATCATGAGCAGTATCATGGAGGTCTTCACTGAAGTCCTCATAAAGGTCAAAGAGTTCTTCAACAAGCTGTGGACCTGGATCAAGCAATTTTTCAAAGACATTGGAGAAAAAATTGCCAGTTTCATTAAGGAGGTCAAGGAAACTATCAACGAAGGTTTGTCTAGAATATTTGGTTGGTAG
- the LOC112560191 gene encoding uncharacterized protein LOC112560191 produces the protein MNYSSDSADPDSSHADDDLCHAADKVVKWMWSTIAPFIIIIGLLGNLLVIIVFERLHFRKSSTLLHMFVLAFNDSVILCLGPVRYWTKEVFQFDLATISDFGCRLNFFVLYTSLDFSAWILVSVSVERVVSVHKPLHARIWFTVNRALIRLVIIFVLLCGINMHFFFTNGLVSSFNSTSSDNNTGINTTTTATTDDSQRCDSLPEFSVFNNYYFVWIDLFFDSLFPFVLMALSNCFIVKSLRESKRNRPRTTTRRALQQHIGRGHRVEETSMSQDGFESEDQAVPQPNGHAVGEVYESGAYEQSRSSDGDDAFENEREAVTSDVRGSEGVSSSGHSAAPEQTLEDALSRGGNHIRMEADVHARNDMVLDRGGDLHTGRPTTNVRLTRQHEPLAKPVPVISWGVTRMLVLVTTIFLVTTLPNSIYYIIDTFLYDYSATCSRTNAIMNMVKVVTNLLQYSNYGINFWLYSSRSNRFRMEVKYMLGMVGSRFRRHFKSSILSGTASAPHFRSQLRQEASGSDRQTSSVKSKGSTKDRILRRNNLKNSRNKDTTSPLAREDQLYARRPSAGKIYYNDVGSEVF, from the exons ATGAACTACAGCAGCGACAGCGCCGACCCAGACTCTAGCCACGCCGACGACGACCTCTGCCACGCGGCAGACAAGGTCGTCAAATGGATGTGGTCCACCATCGCtcccttcatcatcatcatcgggtTGCTAGGCAACctcctcgtcatcatcgtcttcgAGCGCCTGCACTTCCGGAAGTCGAGCACCCTGCTGCACATGTTCGTGCTGGCCTTCAACGACAGCGTCATCCTGTGTCTGGGTCCCGTGAGATACTGGACTAAGGAGGTCTTCCAGTTCGACCTGGCCACCATCTCCGACTTCGGATGCAGGCTGAACTTCTTCGTCCTCTACACCTCTCTGGATTTCTCGGCGTGGATTTTGGTGTCCGTGTCCGTGGAGAGGGTCGTCAGTGTTCACAAACCACTCCACGCGCGGATATGGTTCACCGTGAACCGAGCGCTGATACGACTGGTGATCatatttgtgttgctgtgtgGCATCAACATGCATTTCTTTTTCACCAACGGACTGGTCTCAAGTTTCAATTCCACCTCTTCCGACAACAACACCGGaatcaacacaacaacaacagcaacaacagacgATTCACAGAGGTGTGATTCTCTACCAGAGTTCTCCGTGTTCAATAATTACTACTTCGTGTGGATCGACCTCTTCTTCGATTCCCTTTTTCCGTTTGTATTGATGGCCTTGTCAAACTGCTTTATCGTTAAATCTTTACGCGAATCAAAAAGAAACCGCCCTCGGACGACGACTAGACGAGCCCTGCAGCAGCACATCGGTCGGGGTCACAGGGTCGAGGAGACATCCATGTCTCAGGATGGGTTCGAGTCGGAGGATCAAGCGGTGCCTCAGCCCAACGGACACGCAGTCGGTGAAGTGTACGAGTCCGGGGCTTATGAACAGTCCAGGTCCTCGGATGGCGACGACGCTTTTGAAAACGAGAGAGAGGCAGTGACCTCTGACGTCAGAGGCTCGGAGGGCGTGAGTAGTAGTGGTCATTCTGCAGCACCGGAACAAACTCTGGAGGATGCTCTGTCAAGAGGAGGTAATCACATCCGCATGGAGGCCGACGTCCATGCGAGAAACGACATGGTTCTTGACAGGGGAGGCGACTTGCATACAGGAAGGCCGACAACCAATGTCAGACTGACTAGGCAGCATGAGCCACTCGCGAAGCCCGTGCCAGTCATCTCGTGGGGCGTGACCCGGATGCTGGTGTTGGTCACGACAATATTTTTGGTGACGACGCTGCCAAACTCTATTTACTACATCATCGACACTTTCCTGTACGACTACAGCGCCACCTGCTCCCGCACCAACGCCATCATGAACATGGTGAAGGTGGTGACCAACCTCCTGCAGTACAGCAACTACGGCATCAACTTCTGGCTGTACTCGTCGCGCAGCAACCGCTTCCGCATGGAAGTCAAGTACATGCTAGGAATGGTGGGCAGCAG GTTCCGACGTCACTTCAAGTCCTCAATACTCAGCGGCACGGCCAGCGCCCCCCACTTCCGGTCTCAACTGAGACAGGAGGCCAGCGGGTCGGACCGACAGACCAGCTCGGTCAAGTCTAAGGGCTCAACCAAAGACAGGATCTTACgaagaaacaatttaaaaaactcTCGGAACAAAGACACCACGTCTCCGTTAGCGAGGGAAGACCAGCTCTACGCCCGGCGACCGTCTGCTGGCAAGATTTATTATAATGATGTGGGGTCAGAGGTCTTCTGA